A single Anopheles arabiensis isolate DONGOLA chromosome 2, AaraD3, whole genome shotgun sequence DNA region contains:
- the LOC120897196 gene encoding probable tRNA (uracil-O(2)-)-methyltransferase, with translation MFDRTIAEAVIKPDCISNFWQAVDIYLFKTHVVNKKLFGVKNVLILPYKTAPPSAEETSQATEHLLDQIVETELDSFEHETRKRLLCLGCEVRKEKVDNISLHEVSQQEYDGAIVLNRLLPKNINVFQPIDVACWIDFRFLRVRLQCLQKDKVTTLFPAFPFLLEVTHGTLSIRCQSTDNIDERSIYWLREVLLERMQKWMESNIPTNATGTSTASIRSLALVDNLEQYNCLFNELKQKYGQSMVSIWPECTDPQKFVFEDIAIAAYLLMLWRKERTTKGLESLQSFVDIGCGNGLLVYILASEGHRGYGIDLRKRKLWDMYPAEPKVDLRVETIVPSSSSLFPDIDWIIGNHSDELSPWIPVIAARSSYRCRFFLLPCCAYEFDGRKYQRQNCALSQYGDFLNYAAEIARVCGFAVETDRLRIPSTKRTCLVGSTRTYPEMEYEQQDGRVTAFINERSSGAETEEKSAQHGTPEENVPSSGSWSAGFKPRESTEKVRNCTKIDRSVVDKIVAIVFGELLAKRRIPAEFAERSWNAGGTLALEELVKAIPQELLVALKAECGGLQTLLRNNHQIFRVEKGTVQLRIPTRISDTLDAALARKMKKVKSFKPINFKQRVCWFFVNHPDGCPLAEMDCKFNHGS, from the exons ATGTTTGATCGCACAATTGCAGAGGCGGTAATAAAACCAGACTGCATATCGAACTTTTGGCAAGCGGTTGATATCTATCTATTCAAAACACACGTGGTGAATAAGAAActgtttggtgtgaaaaatGTGCTCATATTACCGTACAAAACTGCACCACCGTCGGCGGAAGAGACCTCCCAAGCGACGGAGCATTTGCTGGACCAAATAGTGGAAACCGAACTGGACAGCTTTGAACACGAAACTCGGAAGCGGCTTTTATGCCTTGGCTGTGAGGTGCGAAAGGAAAAGGTGGATAACATTTCGCTCCATGAAGTGTCGCAACAGGAGTACGATGGAGCGATCGTTTTAAACCGTCTCCTGCCGAAAAACATCAACGTTTTCCAGCCAATCGACGTTGCTTGTTGGATAG ATTTTAGATTCCTCCGGGTGCGGCTGCAGTGTCTTCAAAAGGATAAAGTTACAACCTTGTTCCCAGCATTTCCCTTCTTGCTGGAAGTGACTCATGGAACACTTTCCATTCGCTGCCAGTCCACCGACAACATCGACGAACGGTCGATCTATTGGCTACGGGAAGTACTGCTGGAACGAATGCAGAAATGGATGGAATCAAACATTCCCACCAATGCGACGGGCACGAGCaccgcctccattcgatcccTTGCGCTCGTGGACAATCTGGAGCAGTACAATTGTCTTTTCAACGAGCTGAAACAAAAGTATGGCCAATCGATGGTATCCATCTGGCCGGAGTGTACCGATCCGCAGAAGTTCGTTTTCGAAGACATCGCGATAGCGGCGTACCTGTTGATGCTTTGGAGAAAGGAGCGAACGACCAAGGGGCTCGAGTCACTTCAGTCTTTTGTGGACATTGGCTGCGGCAATGGGCTGCTGGTATACATTCTAGCATCGGAAGGCCATCGAGGTTACGGGATCGATTTAAGGAAACGGAAGCTGTGGGATATGTATCCGGCCGAGCCGAAGGTTGACTTGCGTGTCGAAACGATCGTACCGTCCAGCTCGTCGCTGTTCCCCGACATCGACTGGATCATTGGCAACCATTCGGACGAACTTTCGCCCTGGATTCCGGTCATTGCGGCACGAAGCTCGTACCGGTGCCGCTTTTTCCTGCTGCCCTGCTGTGCGTACGAGTTCGATGGGCGTAAATATCAGCGGCAAAACTGTGCCCTCAGCCAGTACGGGGATTTTCTGAATTATGCAGCAGAAATTGCACGCGTCTGTGGGTTCGCGGTGGAGACGGATCGCTTGCGTATACCCAGTACGAAGCGCACGTGTCTGGTGGGAAGCACCAGAACGTACCCGGAGATGGAGTACGAACAGCAGGACGGAAGGGTAACAGCATTCATCAATGAACGATCAAGTGGGGCTGAAACGGAAGAAAAATCGGCTCAACATGGTACGCCAGAGGAGAATGTGCCTAGTTCCGGCAGCTGGTCGGCAGGATTTAAACCAAGGGAAAGCACGGAAAAGGTACGCAATTGTACgaaaatcgatcgatccgTGGTGGATAAGATTGTGGCGATTGTGTTCGGAGAGCTGCTGGCAAAGCGACGCATTCCGGCAGAGTTTGCCGAACGCAGCTGGAACGCTGGAGGGACGCTAGCACTAGAGGAACTAGTGAAAGCGATCCCGCAGGAGCTGCTCGTTGCGCTTAAGGCAGAGTGTGGTGGGCTGCAAACGCTGTTGCGCAACAATCATCAAATTTTCCGCGTCGAAAAGGGAACAGTGCAGCTGCGCATACCGACTCGAATATCGGACACGCTCGATGCGGCCCTTGCGAGGAAAATGAAGAAGGTGAAGAGCTTTAAACCGATTAACTTTAAGCAAcgtgtttgttggtttttcgtCAACCATCCGGATGGTTGCCCGTTGGCAGAGATGGACTGTAAGTTCAACCACGGAAGCTGA
- the LOC120900078 gene encoding uncharacterized protein LOC120900078, which translates to MVELKSFVFFDLETTGLPEYEHFRTKITELSMVACAREHLLEASTEPPRVTHKLSLCFNPHRMITLGSSQATGLYNDLLEKEAKFDANAGEMVKLFLERLQKPVCLVAHNGQRFDFILLKQHLLRIDVCLPGDLYCVDSLPAFREIEADVDRSYFENNEGLDSEIPELEYQALRVMEELERSKDWLKERQKQNETTPQSGRVEQKYKQVLRDYLAVSPNERQSASPPEPSDDSDESAKAPQRPTKSRKRLFDDALTNGTDKEEDEGVKPLAAPAVWNGPKKRFNLSELYRRTVGKELLKAHCAEADVLALMDCAIVHSARFVRYAEANCVPYEEVKSKF; encoded by the exons ATGGTCGAGCTGAAATCGTTCGTGTTCTTCGACCTGGAGACGACGGGCCTGCCGGAGTATGAGCACTTTCGCACCAAAATTACGGAACTTTCGATGGTGGCCTGTGCTCGGGAACATTTGCTGGAGGCAAGCACCGAACCGCCGCGCGTCACGCACAAACTGTCGCTCTGCTTCAATCCGCACCGCATGATAACGCTCGGTTCGTCCCAGGCAACAG GACTGTACAATGATCTGCTCGAGAAGGAGGCCAAGTTCGACGCGAACGCGGGCGAGATGGTGAAGCTGTTCCTCGAGCGCCTCCAGAAGCCCGTCTGTCTGGTGGCGCACAATGGCCAGCGGTTTGACTTTATCCTGCTCAAGCAGCATCTGCTCCGCATCGATGTGTGTCTGCCGGGCGATCTGTACTGCGTCGATTCACTGCCCGCCTTCCGCGAGATTGAGGCCGATGTGGATCGCTCGTACTTCGAAAACAACGAGGGCCTGGACAGCGAAATCCCGGAGCTGGAGTATCAGGCACTGCGCGTGATGGAGGAGCTCGAGCGGTCCAAGGATTGGCTGAAGGAGCGGCAGAAGCAGAACGAAACCACGCCCCAGAGCGGCCGGGTGGAGCAGAAGTACAAGCAAGTGCTGCGGGACTATTTGGCCGTCTCGCCGAACGAAAGACAGTCGGCCTCTCCGCCGGAGCCATCCGACGATAGTGATGAGTCGGCGAAAGCGCCACAAAGGCCGACCAAGTCGCGGAAACGATTGTTCGATGATGCGCTTACGAATGGAACGGACAAAGAGGAGGATGAGGGTGTAAAGCCGTTGGCAGCTCCAGCAGTCTGGAATGGTCCGAAGAAGCGGTTCAATCTGTCCGAGCTGTACAGGCGCACCGTGGGCAAGGAGCTGCTCAAAGCGCACTGTGCGGAAGCGGACGTACTGGCGCTGATGGACTGCGCTATCGTGCATTCGGCCCGGTTTGTCCGGTACGCCGAAGCAAACTGTGTGCCGTACGAAGAGGTGAAGAGCAAATTTTAA